DNA from Hyphomicrobiales bacterium:
TACCGTATGTGCCCGAGAGGGGAAAGATTTATCGCCTAAAGATGGGCCCGCGTTGGATTAGCTAGTTGGTGAGGTAACGGCTCACCAAGGCGACGATCCATAGCTGGTTTGAGAGGATGATCAGCCACACTGGGACTGAGACACGGCCCAGACTCCTACGGGAGGCAGCAGTGGGGAATATTGGACAATGGGGGAAACCCTGATCCAGCCATGCCGCGTGAGTGATGAAGGCCTTAGGGTTGTAAAGCTCTTTCGCTGGGGAAGATAATGACGGTACCCAGTAAAGAAGCCCCGGCTAACTTCGTGCCAGCAGCCGCGGTAATACGAAGGGGGCTAGCGTTGTTCGGAATTACTGGGCGTAAAGCGCACGTAGGCGGGTATTTAAGTCAGGGGTGAAATCCCGGAGCTCAACTCCGGAACTGCCTTTGATACTGGATACCTTGAGTTCGAGAGAGGTGAGTGGAATTCCGAGTGTAGAGGTGAAATTCGTAGATATTCGGAGGAACACCAGTGGCGAAGGCGGCTCACTGGCTCGATACTGACGCTGAGGTGCGAAAGCGTGGGGAGCAAACAGGATTAGATACCCTGGTAGTCCACGCCGTAAACGATGAATGCTAGCCGTCGGGCAGTATACTGTTCGGTGGCGCAGTTAACGCATTAAGCATTCCGCCTGGGGAGTACGGTCGCAAGATTAAAACTCAAAGGAATTGACGGGGGCCCGCACAAGCGGTGGAGCATGTGGTTTAATTCGAAGCAACGCGCAGAACCTTACCAGACCTTGACATACCAATCGCGGTTTCCGGAGACGGATTCCTTCAGTTCGGCTGGATTGGATACAGGTGCTGCATGGCTGTCGTCAGCTCGTGTCGTGAGATGTTGGGTTAAGTCCCGCAACGAGCGCAACCCTCGCCTTTAGTTGCCAGCATTCAGTTGGGCACTCTAAAGGGACTGCCGGTGATAAGCCGGAGGAAGGTGGGGATGACGTCAAGTCCTCATGGCCCTTACGGTCTGGGCTACACACGTGCTACAATGGTGGTGACAGAGGGCAGCGACTTCGCGAGGAGGAGCTAATCCCTAAAAGCCATCTCAGTTCGGATTGTTCTCTGCAACTCGAGAGCATGAAGTTGGAATCGCTAGTAATCGTGGATCAGCATGCCACGGTGAATACGTTCCCGGGCCTTGTACACACCGCCCGTCACACCATGGGAGTTGGGTTTACCCGAAGGTGGTGCGCTAACCAGCAATGGAGGCAGCCAACCACGGTAGGCTCAGCGACTGGGGTGAAGTCGTAACAAGGTAGCCGTAGGGGAACCTGCGGCTGGATCACCTCCTTTCTAAGGATTGATCTTGACCAGACAGCTTGGCCTTCGGGCTAAGTGAAGATCTTCAAGATCGCTTAGAACATTAGCTAGGTATCAGTTCGCTGATACACTGGCATTACGCGGAACATTGCCGCCTTCGTTTCTCTTTCTCTTGCCGAAGTTGCTGACACACCGGTGTCGGCATTTTTGGGGTTCGGGCTTGTAGCTCAGTTGGTTAGAGCGCACCCCTGATAAGGGTGAGGTCGGTAGTTCGAATCTACCCAGGCCCACCAACGTTTTTCAGCTCGGCTGAAACGTGTATCATGGACGGCGTTTGAGAGCGCCTCGCAAGTTGCTTTGCAGCTTATTGTGCGCTCGACGTCGATTTTGCTTCGCAAAATCAACTTGGGGCCATAGCTCAGCTGGGAGAGCACCTGCTTTGCAAGCAGGGGGTCGTCGGTTCGATCCCGACTGGCTCCACCAGTTTTCCACTCCAAAGTATGGTCTTCGGCAGACATCGATCGCGGTATCGAGTTCCGATACCGCCTGTTCCTTTACATGGTGAAGAGACGATGTATCCAGGGCTGGTATGCTCCTTAAATACCAAGCCACCGTGAGGGCCTGACCGCACTCATCTGGGTATTATCGCGTGATTTTGGTCTAATAAAAACTGTTCTTATTGAGATGCAGCTTGACCGTGACCGTCCTATCCCGACGGTTTGCGTGTGTATCGATAATGAGAGCAATCAAGTGTCTTAAGTGCATCCGGTGGATGCCTAGGCGGTAGAAGGCGATGAAGGACGTGGTACGCTGCGATAAGCCTTGGGGAGTTGCGAACAAGCTTTGATCCAAGGATTTCCGAATGGGGAAACCCACCTCTTTTGAGGTATCCCGCAAGGGAAGCGAACCCGGGGAACTGAAACATCTAAGTACCCGGAGGAAAGGACATCAACCGAGACTCCGTTAGTAGCGGCGAGCGAACGCGGACCAGCCCGTATCTGTTATAAAACCAAAAGCGTCTGGAAAGTCGCGCCATAGAGGGTGATAGCCCCGTATGGGTAGAAAAGCAGATCGTTAGAGTAAGGCGGAACACGTGAAATTCTGTCTGAACATGGGGGGACCACCCTCCAAGGCTAAGTACTCTCTACCGACCGATAGCGAACAAGTACCGTGAGGGAAAGGTGAAAAGCACCCCGACAAGGGGAGTGAAATAGTGCCTGAAACCGGATGCATACAAACAGTCGGAGCCCGCAAGGGTGACGGCGTACCTTTTGTATAATGGGTCAGCGAGTTAGTTTATCGTGCAAGCTTAAGCCGTTAGGTGTAGGCGCAGCGAAAGCGAGTCTGAACAGGGCGTTCAGTACGATGAATTAGACCCGAAACGAAGTGATCTAGGTATGGCCAGGTTGAAGGTGCGGTAACACGCACTGGAGGACCGAACCCACGTCTGTTGAAAAAGACGGGGATGAGCTGTGCCTAGGGGTGAAAGGCCAATCAAACTTCGAAATAGCTGGTTCTCCGCGAAATCTATTTAGGTAGAGCGTTGGACGAATACCTCAGGGGGTAGAGCACTGGATGGGCTATGGGGACTCACCGTCTTACTGATCCTAACCAAACTCCGAATACCTGAGAGTACTATCCAGCAGACACACGGCGGGTGCTAACGTCCGTCGTGGAGAGGGAAACAACCCAGACCTCCAGCTAAGGTCCCCAAGTCATGGCTAAGTGGGAAAGGATGTGAGGATCCCAAAACAACCAGGATGTTGGCTTAGAAGCAGCCATCATTTAAAGAAAGCGTAACAGCTCACTGGTCTAAATAAGGGTCTTTGCGCCGAAAATGTAACGGGGCTAAAGCCATGCACCGAAGCTGAGGGCGTGCTTTGCACGCGGTAGCGGAGCGTTCTGTACGACTGTGAAGGGAGACCTGTGAGGGCTCCTGGAGTTATCAGAAGTGAGAATGCTGACATGAGTAACGATAAAGCGGGTGAGAGACCCGCTCGCCGAAAGTCCAAGGGTTCCTGCGTAAAGCTAATCTGCGCAGGGTTAGCCGGCCCCTAAGTCGAGGCAGAAATGCGTAGACGATGGGAACCACGTTAATATTCGTGGGCCAGGTGGTAGTGACGAATGCTGTGTGTTGTCCATCCTTATTGGATTGGTTGGGCAGCGAAGGTGTTCCAGGAAATAGCTCCACCAACATTGACCGTACCCGAAACCGACACAGGTGGACTGGTAGAGTATACCAAGGCGCTTGAGAGAACTATGCTGAAGGAACTCGGCAAAATGCTCCCGTAAGTTCGCGAGAAGGGAGACCCTTGCTTGGGCAACCAGGTGAGGGTGGCACAGACCAGGGGGTGGCGACTGTTTATTAAAAACACAGGGCTCTGCGAAGTTGCAAAACGACGTATAGGGTCTGACGCCTGCCCGGTGCCGGAAGGTTAAGAGGAGTGGTGCAAGCCGCGAATTGAAGCCCCGGTAAACGGCGGCCGTAACTATAACGGTCCTAAGGTAGCGAAATTCCTTGTCGGGTAAGTTCCGACCTGCACGAATGGCGTAACGACTTCCCCGCTGTCTCCAGCATAGACTCAGTGAAATTGAATTCCCCGTGAAGATGCGGGGTTCCTGCGGTCAGACGGAAAGACCCCGTGAACCTTTACTATAGCTTCACACTGGCAATTGTGTCGTCATGTGTAGGATAGGTGGTAGACTATGAAAGGCAGCGCCAGCTGTTCTGGAGTCATCCTTGAAATACCACCCTTGAAGTCATGATTGTCTAACCGCGGCGCAACAACGCCCGGGACAGTGTGTGGTGGGTAGTTTGACTGGGGCGGTCGCCTCCCAAAGAGTAACGGAGGCGCGCGAAGGTAGGCTCAGACCGGTCGGAAATCGGTCGTTGAGTGCAATGGCATAAGCCTGCCTGACTGCGAGACTGACAAGTCGAGCAGAGTCGAAAGACGGTCATAGTGATCCGGTGGTCCCGTGTGGAAGGGCCATCGCTCAACGGATAAAAGGTACTCCGGGGATAACAGGCTGATGACGCCCAAGAGTCCATATCGACGGCGTTGTTTGGCACCTCGATGTCGGCTCATCGCATCCTGGGGCTGGAGCAGGTCCCAAGGGTTTGGCTGTTCGCCAATTAAAGCGGTACGTGAGCTGGGTTTAGAACGTCGTGAGACAGTTCGGTCCCTATCTGCCGTGGGTGTAGGAATATTGCGAGGATCTGTCCCTAGTACGAGAGGACCGGGATGGACAGACCTCTGGTGGACCTGTTGTGGCGCCAGCCGCATTGCAGGGTAGCTATGTTTGGAACGGATAACCGCTGAAGGCATCTAAGCGGGAAACCAGCCTCAAAACCAGTATTCCCTTGAGAGCCGTGGAAGACGACCACGTTGATAGGCTGGGTGTGGACGTGCAGCAATGCATGAAGCTTACCAGTACTAATTGCTCGATTGGCTTGATTGCTCTCATTACACCATACACATGCGCTTGCCTTGCAAGCACCTCACTGAACAGGTCCTAGCTCACCGCTAGGTTTAGACCAAAATCACATCCCCATTCTTTGCCGGCCTGGTGGCTTGAGCAGGGAGCCTGCACCCGATCCCATCCCGAACTCGGACGTGAAACTCCCTAGCGCCGATGGTACTTTGTCTTAAGGCACGGGAGAGTAGGTCGTTGCCAGGCCTGCAAAGAATGGGGTCATCGTCTCACCACTATTTCTTAAAACCCGCTCTGGTTCGCCAGGGCGGTTTTTTTGTTTGGGCATGTCCTAGGAATCTTCTGGCTCTTGCGCGGTAAACAGCTGCTCTGCGTGTCCGGGGCCTCGTCAAATCCTCGGTGATAAATCTCCCATCTATGCCCCTGCCCCCACGAGTACCCGATCCTCGATCTGCGTCATCGAGAGAAGGGTCGGAACAATGTCGACCAGCAGGGCGTGTGCGATCATTCAGGACAATATCAGTCGTCTCAATCGTGAACGACCGATAGCCGATCGAGAGTAGATTGATCTACATAACCGCGTGCAGCAGGTACCCGGTGAACTTCAGCAACTTTACGTTGACTTGCGGATTCTCGAAGCGGCAGATCGGGCGGCTGGGAGTGCCACCGGACTTGCGCTGAGGCATCCCGCAGCCTGGGCCATCGCTCAGTCATTGCGAGCAGCCACAATTGGAGCAGCGATCGTCGCTTTGCGTGACAATATCCGAGACAAGGAGCAGGAATTGCAAAAGGAAGGCAAGCGTTGTCAGTAGAGCGTGACGCATGGCAGTCTATCGATGAACAACTGCGCAAGCAGCCGCGACGCTCTTCTGGCCAACAATTGTGATAAGTAAGCGGCCAAAATCGAAGGCTGTATCAATGGGAAACACTCAGGATGACGGTGTTTGTTGGCGGTCGTCTCTCAAACGGTTCCTGTTCAATTCCCTTTATGTGATCGCACTTTGTGTCGCATTGCTGTGCTTGCCGGTGTCTTTGGGCTTTGCTCCGCTTCATGCCGAAACCGTCGTCATCACAGATGGTTATGAGACAAAGCCGGATAACGACCCGTTTCACTATTTTCCCACCCGCCCGTTCCTGCGTGAGGGTATGGAAAACATGGCGAACGAACTCAATCGCTACGCCAATGTTAGTCCTTCTGTTCTTGATACTTTGCTGGGTGAGATCGCAGCTGAGGTTAGAAAAACTGAGCTCTTCTTTTCATTTAATGCGACTGCTGAAGCTCTGTATGATGCTGCAATCCAAGTAGGAGACTGCCGATTGGCGGAGCGTTTGGTTTGGGACCAACTGACCGACGTTAGACCGTTTCTTGCAGGCTTTCGCCATGATAGCTCCTTTGATCGCAACATGAGACGGCGACTGTTTGAAGAACACTTTCCTGCCCTTGCGACCTGCCTCTATGCTCATGATGCCCGAACGCTATCTGCTCTAATCTCGCGCCACAGTGAGGCGGTGACCGGTACGCGAACGCTTGTTCGTCCGTTTCTTCACCATCAATCCTGGTTTTCAGGACGAAATACGCTGCATGGCCGCCGTGACTACAATTTTTGGCAGCTCATAGAGATGGCAACAGGTCCGGGGCACCCAAACTACGGCCCAGCCGGCGTTTTGCTCGTTGAGTTGGCACTCGAACTCAACAGTCTCGATCTGCCTGGTGACATCCTCCATATGCTGCTCTTGCGCGCTGAGGCCACGTGGCCGGAGCATGATGACGCGCAACCCTTGCCCGTGGAGCGATCACGTGTATCGGAGCTTTTGCCGATCACCTTGGCCCGCCTTTCAGCAGATGAAGTGGTTCGAGCCGAGCAGTGTTTTTTGACTGATGAGCTCTATCAGCGGCTGTTCCTGGGCGAGGCGACTTTTTTCGCGGAGATCGAAAACGCCAGCTGCGTGGCAACCACTCCTTAGAAACCGGCGGGCATTCAGCGCCTCATCGCTACACGCCTCGCCAAGGGTGCTGATCAACATCAGTGCGAGGGCAGTGAACACATGCACGATGGTGGCCTCAAACAGGGAGGTTTCGCCATGTACAGTTCTATTCTCGTGCCCATCGCCTTGGATCACAGCGGTCGATCGGGACCGGCCATCGAAACGGCACGCGCACTCCTTGAGCCAGGCGGCACCATCACGCTGCTGCACGTGATTGAGGACATTCCTAGTTATGCGTCCACCTACATCCCGCAGAGCGTTTTTGACCAAAACCGCGAGGCCGCGGAAACCAAACTAGACCTGATGGCCAAAGAAGTGG
Protein-coding regions in this window:
- a CDS encoding universal stress protein: MYSSILVPIALDHSGRSGPAIETARALLEPGGTITLLHVIEDIPSYASTYIPQSVFDQNREAAETKLDLMAKEVDATAKTVVIWGHAASTILEFAREQEMDCIVIASHRPGIQDYFLGSTASRVVRHATCTVHVMR